The following proteins come from a genomic window of Pyxidicoccus sp. MSG2:
- a CDS encoding lipoate--protein ligase family protein, with translation MSPSSPAEAPRAWNVIEPLEESPGSWQMALDEAQLDDACARADFVPTLRLYVFRPGCLSLGRTQSYESVDAAAAKEQGLELVRRVTGGSGVLHHGELTYSFIARVGAPFADSIEQNYTLLSEAIAAGLASRFGVRADLEPSRPERTLASGACFLTPALKELKVNGRKLVGSAQRRQRGAFMQHGALPLVTDYALHARLFGLEPERLRGAMMDLKEAAGREVSHADAAEALKQGFTESLGAQWTSSSIAPHVRARAEALVAERYGREDWTRDAL, from the coding sequence ATGTCTCCGTCCTCCCCCGCCGAAGCGCCCCGCGCCTGGAACGTCATCGAGCCTCTCGAGGAATCCCCAGGCTCCTGGCAGATGGCGCTCGACGAGGCGCAGCTCGATGACGCCTGCGCGCGGGCGGACTTCGTCCCCACCTTGCGCCTCTATGTCTTCCGCCCCGGCTGCCTCAGCCTCGGACGCACGCAGTCCTATGAGAGCGTCGACGCCGCCGCGGCGAAGGAGCAGGGCCTCGAGCTGGTGCGCCGGGTGACAGGCGGCTCGGGCGTACTGCACCACGGAGAGCTGACGTACAGCTTCATCGCCCGCGTGGGCGCGCCGTTCGCCGACAGCATCGAGCAGAACTACACCCTGCTGTCGGAAGCCATCGCCGCGGGCCTCGCGAGCCGCTTCGGCGTCCGCGCCGACCTGGAGCCCTCGCGGCCCGAGCGCACCCTGGCCAGCGGCGCGTGCTTCCTCACCCCCGCCCTCAAGGAATTGAAGGTGAACGGGCGCAAGCTCGTCGGCAGCGCGCAACGGCGGCAACGCGGGGCCTTCATGCAGCACGGCGCGCTGCCGCTCGTGACGGACTACGCGCTACACGCACGCCTCTTCGGCCTGGAGCCCGAGCGCCTTCGCGGGGCGATGATGGACCTGAAGGAGGCCGCCGGCCGCGAAGTCAGCCACGCCGACGCCGCGGAGGCCCTCAAGCAGGGCTTCACCGAGAGCCTCGGCGCGCAATGGACCTCCAGCTCGATTGCGCCGCACGTGCGTGCCCGCGCGGAGGCGCTCGTCGCGGAGCGCTACGGCCGCGAGGACTGGACGCGCGACGCCCTCTGA
- a CDS encoding CinA family protein: MTSDTPDVLAARVLRRCRETGVRLVLVESCTGGLVCARLTDVPGASAVVERGFIPYSNESKVEQLGVPLELLQAHGSVSAEAVEALAHAALERSRADWAVAETGIAGPTGGTPQKPVGLAFIAVLRRSGKATVERHVFTGDRSAVRRAIADRTLEVLLDRLGSQS, encoded by the coding sequence ATGACGAGCGACACACCGGACGTGTTGGCCGCCAGGGTGCTGCGGCGCTGCCGTGAGACGGGCGTGCGGCTGGTGCTGGTGGAGTCGTGCACCGGCGGCCTCGTGTGCGCGAGGCTGACGGACGTACCGGGCGCGTCGGCGGTGGTGGAGCGCGGGTTCATTCCGTACTCGAACGAGTCCAAGGTGGAGCAGCTCGGCGTGCCGCTGGAGTTGCTCCAGGCGCATGGCTCGGTGAGCGCGGAGGCGGTGGAGGCGCTGGCCCACGCCGCGCTGGAGCGCTCACGCGCGGACTGGGCGGTGGCGGAGACGGGCATCGCCGGGCCGACGGGGGGCACGCCGCAGAAGCCGGTGGGGCTGGCCTTCATCGCGGTGCTACGCCGGAGCGGGAAGGCCACGGTGGAGCGCCACGTCTTCACGGGAGACCGGAGCGCGGTGCGCCGTGCCATCGCGGACCGCACGCTGGAGGTGTTGCTCGACAGGCTGGGGTCGCAATCATGA
- a CDS encoding penicillin-binding transpeptidase domain-containing protein, giving the protein MSWRGWRVGIGVALSLFLSACASVKVRPADGPVDEAEAYLRAWAANDLPALKHAVAGPPANFEEQHQRFRDGLRVVSSRFELGRVERDGETATATFRAVHVLRGLGEWELEGTLPFVRREGRWFVRWTPAVLHPEAREGDRFSRTRAWLERAHLLDAYGEPLTHVGEVITIGVDPSRVRNRADVTSALQALLEVDPARVEKVLNAAGSTERFVPIIDVRPERYQLVRPALAPVPGIFFRKKTARLSPSEGFASHTLGRVGEVTAELLAQLGPLYQPGDSVGLSGLERAFEPQLAGTPSGEVLLTRPSGEAQILFRFEGKQGTPLTTTLRPALQTAAEAALEGVAQPAALVAVDSESGAVLAIASRPLSQPLHRALTGRYPPGSTFKVVTAEALLARGMDVNAPAPCPPTVAVKGKTFRNFEDEALGATTLRGAFAHSCNTAFVLLSASLGGEALGEAARRFGFDVEYHPGLPSSGGTFPAPRDAVELAAAAIGQGRVLATPLHLASVAAAAESGRWRAPYLVTDLDDGPSASLADGTRGALSLLMRAVVTEGTGRAAVGVPALAGKTGTAEFGTVPPLPTHAWFIGFRNGIAFAVLVEGGGVGGRVAAPIAARFAAAL; this is encoded by the coding sequence ATGTCCTGGCGAGGGTGGAGGGTTGGAATCGGCGTCGCGCTGTCCCTGTTTCTGTCGGCCTGCGCCTCCGTGAAAGTCAGGCCCGCGGATGGACCGGTGGACGAAGCCGAGGCGTACCTGCGGGCGTGGGCGGCGAATGACCTGCCTGCCCTAAAGCACGCGGTGGCCGGGCCGCCGGCGAACTTCGAGGAGCAACACCAGCGCTTCCGCGACGGGCTGCGCGTCGTCTCCTCCCGCTTCGAGCTCGGCCGCGTCGAGCGCGACGGAGAAACCGCAACGGCCACCTTCCGCGCCGTCCACGTGCTGCGCGGGCTCGGCGAGTGGGAGCTGGAGGGCACGCTGCCCTTCGTGCGCCGCGAAGGGCGCTGGTTCGTGCGATGGACTCCCGCCGTGCTCCACCCCGAGGCGCGCGAGGGCGACCGCTTCTCGCGCACCCGGGCGTGGCTGGAGCGGGCCCACCTGCTGGACGCGTACGGCGAGCCGCTCACCCACGTGGGAGAGGTCATCACCATCGGCGTGGACCCGTCGCGCGTGCGCAACCGTGCCGACGTCACCTCCGCGCTCCAGGCGCTGCTCGAGGTGGACCCGGCGCGCGTGGAGAAGGTCCTGAACGCAGCGGGCTCGACCGAGCGCTTCGTGCCCATCATCGACGTGCGCCCCGAGCGCTACCAGCTCGTGCGCCCCGCGCTGGCGCCCGTGCCCGGCATCTTCTTCCGCAAGAAGACGGCCCGGCTGTCTCCCTCGGAGGGCTTCGCGTCGCACACCCTCGGCCGCGTGGGCGAGGTGACGGCCGAGCTGCTCGCGCAGCTGGGCCCGCTGTACCAGCCTGGAGACAGCGTGGGCCTGTCAGGACTGGAGCGGGCCTTCGAGCCGCAGCTCGCGGGAACGCCCTCGGGAGAAGTGCTCCTCACGCGCCCGTCGGGAGAGGCGCAGATCCTCTTCCGCTTCGAGGGGAAGCAGGGCACCCCGCTGACCACCACGCTGCGCCCCGCGCTGCAGACGGCCGCGGAGGCGGCGCTCGAAGGCGTGGCACAGCCGGCGGCGCTCGTCGCGGTGGACAGTGAGTCGGGCGCGGTCCTGGCCATCGCCAGCCGTCCGCTCTCGCAGCCGCTGCACCGGGCGCTCACCGGCCGCTACCCGCCGGGCTCCACCTTCAAGGTCGTCACCGCGGAGGCACTGCTCGCACGAGGCATGGATGTGAACGCGCCGGCGCCCTGCCCGCCCACGGTGGCGGTGAAGGGGAAGACCTTCCGCAACTTCGAGGACGAGGCGCTCGGTGCCACGACGTTGCGCGGGGCCTTCGCGCACTCGTGCAATACCGCGTTCGTGCTGCTGTCCGCGAGCCTCGGCGGTGAGGCGCTCGGCGAGGCGGCCCGCCGCTTCGGCTTCGACGTGGAGTACCACCCGGGGCTTCCCTCCTCCGGCGGCACCTTCCCCGCGCCTCGCGACGCCGTCGAGCTGGCGGCCGCGGCCATCGGCCAGGGGCGTGTGCTGGCCACGCCGCTGCATCTGGCCTCCGTCGCCGCCGCGGCCGAGTCGGGCCGATGGCGCGCGCCCTACCTCGTCACGGACCTGGACGACGGCCCGAGCGCGTCACTGGCGGACGGCACCCGGGGAGCGCTGAGTCTGCTGATGCGGGCCGTCGTCACCGAGGGCACGGGCCGGGCGGCGGTGGGAGTACCGGCGCTCGCCGGCAAGACGGGCACCGCGGAGTTCGGCACCGTCCCCCCGCTGCCCACGCACGCGTGGTTCATCGGCTTCCGCAACGGCATCGCCTTCGCCGTCCTGGTGGAGGGAGGAGGCGTGGGCGGTCGGGTCGCAGCGCCCATCGCCGCGAGGTTCGCGGCGGCCCTGTGA
- a CDS encoding STAS/SEC14 domain-containing protein, whose product MFQIEVDRQHGIVDFILDGYIRVEEMQRFVAELRGATDSLSGKDIKIKADVRTFKPASPEAADMIRRVQEYGLRSGVVRVAELVESQIVALQLNRIARESHTDRILRRFWQESSARQWLIHGDEDMGMHPGV is encoded by the coding sequence GTGTTCCAGATAGAGGTCGACCGGCAGCACGGCATCGTGGACTTCATCCTCGACGGGTACATCCGCGTGGAGGAGATGCAGCGCTTCGTGGCGGAGCTGCGAGGCGCCACCGACTCGCTGTCGGGGAAGGACATCAAAATCAAGGCGGACGTGAGGACGTTCAAGCCCGCGTCACCGGAAGCCGCGGACATGATTCGCCGCGTGCAGGAGTACGGGCTGCGCTCGGGCGTGGTGCGGGTGGCGGAGCTGGTGGAGAGCCAGATCGTGGCGCTGCAGCTCAACCGGATTGCGCGCGAGAGTCACACGGACCGGATTCTGCGGCGCTTCTGGCAGGAGTCCTCCGCGCGCCAGTGGCTCATCCACGGCGACGAGGACATGGGGATGCATCCAGGGGTGTGA
- a CDS encoding LVIVD repeat-containing protein — translation MAGAMRTWLMLTGLLALAVPRGSAAQDSRRQPRHGLPRSERFELIGHHPLPNPGDTIARGRNGPTGISGDCLYVGSRIGRRPGTGPLFGTPPLPPEVLIVDISNPRRPRPVGALPTVLNATSRELRTIPDAHTLIVMNFRETGEDSGAVNNYQLYDITHCRRPVLRQTISLGTDRPHEFFLWRDPREPARFLLYSSVHLGDVREPSLRVFELMAPPDGPISPRPVATFTLTPAESASISVSQDGTRVYVANLHGGYSVLDSSRLANREPCIRDTVTVDETSGTDPDLCLRKLNPDPAVRGALTPPSASTEHSVYPVPGRPYLVISGERNGTQTCPRSWGHILDISNEQRPQVVSRYLLPENLEPPCVPGDPGSPSLPRESSPQQLVFPNLFFSSGYSAGLRVWDIANPVLPMEVGVYVPRPASRVVERFRDSPDVGMWPHPILYNGLIYITDENSGLYVLRYKGPRANELPRTGLFVSNTNYLAPPPRLARAPSPVAPERPKGN, via the coding sequence ATGGCTGGAGCAATGAGGACGTGGCTGATGCTCACGGGGCTGCTGGCGCTGGCCGTGCCCCGGGGGAGCGCGGCGCAGGACTCCAGGCGCCAGCCTCGGCACGGGCTGCCGCGGAGCGAACGCTTCGAGCTCATCGGCCACCACCCGCTGCCCAACCCGGGAGACACCATCGCCCGGGGGCGCAACGGGCCCACCGGCATCTCCGGCGACTGTCTCTACGTGGGCAGCCGCATCGGTCGAAGACCCGGCACCGGCCCGCTGTTCGGCACCCCGCCGCTGCCGCCCGAGGTGCTCATCGTCGACATCTCCAACCCGCGCCGGCCCCGGCCCGTGGGCGCGCTCCCCACCGTCCTCAACGCCACCTCGCGCGAGCTGCGCACCATCCCCGACGCGCACACGCTCATCGTCATGAACTTCCGGGAGACGGGCGAGGACAGCGGCGCGGTGAACAACTACCAGCTCTATGACATCACCCACTGCCGCCGCCCGGTGCTGCGGCAGACGATTTCGCTCGGCACCGACCGGCCGCACGAGTTCTTCCTGTGGAGAGACCCGCGCGAGCCGGCGCGCTTCCTCCTCTATTCCTCCGTCCACCTGGGCGACGTGCGCGAGCCGTCGCTGCGCGTCTTCGAGCTGATGGCGCCCCCGGACGGCCCCATCAGCCCCAGGCCGGTGGCCACCTTCACCCTCACGCCCGCCGAAAGCGCGTCGATATCCGTCTCCCAGGACGGCACGCGCGTGTACGTGGCCAACCTCCACGGTGGCTACTCCGTGCTGGACAGCTCGCGACTGGCCAACCGCGAGCCGTGCATCCGCGACACCGTCACCGTGGACGAGACGAGCGGCACCGACCCCGACCTGTGCCTGCGCAAGCTGAACCCGGACCCGGCCGTGCGCGGGGCCCTCACGCCGCCTTCCGCGTCGACGGAGCACTCGGTGTACCCGGTGCCGGGCCGGCCGTACCTGGTCATCTCCGGCGAGCGCAACGGCACACAGACGTGCCCGCGGAGCTGGGGGCACATCCTGGACATCTCCAACGAGCAACGGCCGCAAGTCGTGTCGCGCTACCTGCTGCCGGAGAACCTGGAGCCCCCCTGCGTGCCCGGCGACCCCGGAAGCCCGTCGCTCCCGCGCGAGTCCTCTCCGCAGCAGCTCGTCTTCCCCAACCTCTTCTTCAGCTCCGGGTACTCGGCGGGGCTGCGGGTGTGGGACATCGCCAACCCCGTGCTGCCCATGGAGGTGGGCGTCTACGTGCCGAGGCCCGCCTCGCGCGTGGTGGAGCGCTTCCGCGACAGCCCCGACGTGGGGATGTGGCCGCACCCCATCCTCTACAACGGCCTCATCTACATCACCGACGAGAACAGCGGCCTCTACGTGCTGCGCTACAAGGGCCCCCGCGCCAACGAATTGCCCCGGACGGGGCTCTTCGTGAGCAACACCAACTACCTCGCCCCACCTCCGCGTCTCGCGCGCGCCCCTTCACCCGTGGCGCCAGAGAGGCCGAAAGGAAATTGA
- a CDS encoding GRAS family protein: protein MRTPKDELLLQGLEHALAGRSTQAAEALLSLYALLDVQGVSEDLHYLLFATALSRRMEGAGAVPRNPYLHPEPAQEPRQIDLFRLLMTHMPLASAADAVANAVLVGLLRGHDEATLLDVGIGQGRQERGLLHALARAGALPRRLTLVGVDPSGASLCEAEATVAEVAREVGAAVRFVGLEMPVEALADATWAALRGVPRPLVVNAAFALHHVAEAPDSGGTARDAVLRRLRALEPTGLVLCEPNVDHHRAPVRERFRNAWNHFTRVFELLDTLDVPRAERAAIKRFFGREVDDVVGTVDESARCERHETAQSWMDRLRRAGFVALEALERVRPADIHPAVALRRERGFVGISYREDTLVAVLGARPAEGRG from the coding sequence ATGCGCACGCCGAAGGATGAGCTGTTGCTCCAGGGGTTGGAGCATGCGCTGGCGGGCCGGTCCACGCAGGCGGCGGAGGCGCTCCTCTCCCTGTACGCGCTGCTGGACGTGCAGGGCGTCTCGGAGGATCTGCACTACCTCCTCTTCGCCACCGCGCTCTCGCGGCGGATGGAGGGCGCGGGGGCGGTGCCTCGCAATCCGTACCTGCACCCGGAGCCGGCGCAGGAGCCGCGGCAGATTGATTTGTTCCGCTTGCTGATGACGCACATGCCGCTGGCGTCGGCGGCGGACGCGGTGGCCAACGCGGTGCTGGTGGGCCTCTTGCGCGGGCACGACGAGGCGACGCTGCTGGACGTGGGCATCGGCCAGGGGCGGCAGGAGCGGGGGTTGCTGCATGCGCTGGCGCGGGCGGGCGCGCTGCCGCGCCGGCTGACGCTGGTGGGCGTGGACCCGAGCGGCGCCAGCCTGTGCGAGGCGGAGGCCACGGTGGCGGAGGTGGCGCGCGAGGTGGGCGCGGCCGTGCGCTTCGTGGGGCTGGAGATGCCGGTGGAGGCGCTGGCGGACGCGACGTGGGCGGCGCTGCGCGGGGTGCCCCGGCCGCTGGTGGTGAATGCGGCCTTCGCGCTGCACCACGTGGCGGAGGCGCCCGACAGCGGCGGCACGGCGCGCGACGCGGTGCTGCGGCGCCTGCGGGCGCTGGAGCCGACGGGGCTGGTGCTGTGTGAGCCCAACGTGGACCACCACCGCGCGCCGGTGCGCGAGCGCTTCCGCAATGCGTGGAACCACTTCACGCGCGTGTTCGAATTGCTGGACACGCTGGACGTGCCAAGGGCGGAGCGCGCGGCCATCAAGCGGTTCTTCGGCCGCGAGGTGGATGACGTGGTGGGCACGGTGGACGAGTCGGCCCGCTGCGAGCGCCATGAGACGGCGCAGTCGTGGATGGACCGGCTGCGCCGCGCGGGCTTCGTGGCGCTGGAGGCGCTGGAGCGGGTGAGGCCCGCGGACATCCACCCGGCGGTGGCGCTGCGACGGGAGCGGGGCTTCGTGGGAATCTCCTACCGGGAAGACACGCTGGTGGCGGTGCTGGGTGCACGGCCGGCGGAGGGACGCGGATGA
- a CDS encoding TIGR02270 family protein yields MAEPSERKLRWDIYETHLEEAAFRWSQWETALEAPDFVLEEVAEQEEHVAAHVDGLVLGGEPVAERLLVPALADEPERIVAAALALLQAEAPSGPAAALAALPAAEPPALAALRRAFELVPTTTLPANLPALLKEEDAVPELQALVLDTLGVHGLATAPLCLPFLTHPEPQVAAAALRAAGRARLPLEPAVLQRALDSDEPALRDAAIVTGLMGGHRGAWSACQAAAGSPEAGGKLPLLLLGMSGDERDVKRLLELLADEKLRPDVLWALGFSGRVAAAEACVELMWNMRVAALAGEAFSAITGLRIAEEYAAPREEEDEELPPLEEDLDADLTPKPEDALPMPRPESVAAWWQQERQRLDAKQRYLAGQPFTPVAVLDALVSAPMRRRHALALELALRSRGAVQVPTRAFVTRQLAALKEARSAPASSFSRPFAEGLRG; encoded by the coding sequence ATGGCCGAGCCTTCCGAACGCAAGCTTCGCTGGGACATCTACGAGACGCACCTCGAAGAGGCCGCCTTCCGCTGGAGCCAGTGGGAGACGGCGCTCGAGGCGCCCGACTTCGTGCTGGAGGAGGTGGCGGAGCAGGAGGAGCACGTCGCCGCGCACGTGGACGGCCTGGTGCTGGGCGGTGAGCCCGTGGCGGAGCGCCTGCTGGTGCCCGCGCTGGCGGACGAGCCCGAGCGCATCGTCGCCGCGGCCCTCGCGCTGCTCCAGGCGGAGGCGCCTTCCGGGCCCGCCGCCGCGCTGGCCGCGCTGCCCGCGGCCGAGCCTCCCGCGCTCGCCGCGCTCCGGCGTGCGTTCGAGCTGGTTCCCACCACCACCCTTCCCGCGAACCTGCCCGCGCTCCTGAAGGAGGAGGACGCCGTCCCCGAGCTGCAGGCCCTGGTGCTCGACACGCTGGGCGTGCACGGGCTGGCCACGGCGCCGCTGTGCCTGCCATTCCTCACGCACCCCGAGCCCCAGGTGGCCGCCGCCGCCCTGCGCGCCGCCGGCCGCGCCCGGCTGCCGCTGGAGCCCGCGGTGTTGCAGCGCGCGTTGGACTCGGACGAGCCCGCGCTGCGCGATGCCGCCATCGTCACGGGGTTGATGGGGGGCCATCGCGGTGCCTGGAGTGCCTGTCAGGCCGCGGCCGGGTCTCCCGAGGCCGGTGGGAAGCTGCCCCTGCTGCTGCTGGGGATGAGCGGGGATGAGCGGGACGTGAAGCGGCTGCTGGAGCTGCTCGCTGACGAGAAGCTCCGGCCGGACGTGCTGTGGGCGCTCGGCTTCTCCGGCCGCGTGGCCGCCGCGGAGGCCTGCGTGGAGCTGATGTGGAACATGCGCGTCGCCGCGCTCGCGGGCGAGGCCTTCAGCGCCATCACCGGGCTGCGCATCGCGGAGGAGTATGCGGCCCCGCGCGAGGAGGAGGACGAGGAGCTCCCTCCCCTCGAGGAGGACCTCGACGCGGACCTCACGCCGAAGCCCGAGGATGCACTGCCGATGCCGAGGCCCGAGAGCGTGGCCGCGTGGTGGCAGCAGGAGCGCCAGCGGCTGGACGCGAAGCAGCGCTACCTCGCGGGTCAGCCCTTCACTCCCGTCGCCGTGCTCGACGCGCTCGTCAGCGCGCCCATGCGGCGGCGCCATGCGCTGGCGCTGGAGCTGGCGCTGCGCAGCCGGGGCGCGGTTCAGGTGCCGACGCGTGCATTCGTGACGCGGCAGCTTGCCGCGTTGAAGGAGGCGCGTTCGGCGCCGGCTTCGTCGTTCAGCCGCCCGTTCGCGGAGGGACTCCGGGGCTGA
- a CDS encoding DUF6484 domain-containing protein, translating into MSAHPDSKPLPAGAAMPEPILGSRAGQLVGLDANGLPRVDFPGNTAGPVSARLATVLDAKALQEAVARRQKVVLLFENGDPGLPFVMGLIQEPSATPLLDALLEASPDAEAARPPTEARVDGRRVVIEGQDEIVLKCGEASITLRRNGKVIVKGTYLESRATGTHRIKGGSVEIN; encoded by the coding sequence ATGAGCGCGCATCCCGACAGCAAGCCACTCCCCGCCGGCGCGGCCATGCCCGAGCCCATCCTCGGCAGCCGCGCCGGGCAACTCGTCGGGCTCGACGCCAACGGCCTGCCTCGCGTCGACTTCCCGGGGAATACCGCCGGCCCCGTGTCCGCGCGGCTGGCCACCGTCCTGGATGCGAAGGCCCTCCAGGAGGCCGTGGCCCGCCGGCAGAAGGTGGTCCTCCTCTTCGAGAACGGTGACCCGGGCCTGCCCTTCGTCATGGGCCTCATCCAGGAGCCCAGCGCCACGCCGCTGCTGGACGCGCTGCTGGAGGCGTCCCCCGACGCCGAGGCGGCCCGGCCTCCCACCGAGGCCCGTGTGGACGGCAGGCGCGTGGTCATCGAGGGCCAGGACGAAATCGTCCTCAAGTGCGGCGAGGCCAGCATCACCCTGCGCCGCAACGGCAAGGTCATCGTGAAGGGCACGTACCTGGAATCGCGTGCCACGGGCACCCACCGCATCAAGGGTGGCTCGGTGGAGATCAACTAG
- a CDS encoding TonB-dependent receptor domain-containing protein, translating into MRVQRCCVFLLLAVVPAVAGAQGLPSPASEQRAVEVDVQATDGGASVSAEDAERLGLTTGGAEAQLVPPTLVTESRAAWPEGLEGTPGEVTLELLVDVQGAVAEVKVVQAPDEPRLTEAALKAAPGLRFTPATVGGTPVAVRLPFVYRFEPPVQVPAAIAHLTGEVRARGTRRPLADATLFLDGSPEPAGTVDTRGRFTLQVTPGAHRVEVRAPGHQPATFEETVTQGQSVQVVYRLQPGRVNPYETVVRDERPRTEVTRISLHEQEIREVPGTMGDPFRVVMLMPGVGSIASGVSYPVVRGSQPAATGFFLDGVRIPMLYHLLLGPSVIHPDFIDTVDFYPGTPPVQFGRVLGGAVEGRLSRPREDRLHFTAYADFINSGGFIEYPFEKTGTSVSVAGRVSYTGLLIGLGQRLVSGAQDEKLHATFYDYQARVEQKVGEGRLRLFALGSSDDVGSSPSMEWEGNTGGGIVSRFHRVDLRGTHPWAGGEAEVGFTVGWDKVALSGEQAVSRSGGLVAETVGEYGLAQTTYSLRAGWKRHFSESLEVAVGGDVEHRRAATVITGKALSPGQYPGVNGDPLKSPSSLATFSGAYATTTWRPTERWLLQPGLRVDAYHLVPGITHAAVEPRLTVRHQLTQTLALKGGAGLFHQPPTVLLHLPAVDTAGLRYGLQSGAQLDVGAEWKALEGLEVSGDVFYNPLSRTVEFDVLDVAENRRRGGLGEDPSESGYAYGLELMARHPLGRNWFGWASYSFLQSRRRVRIERYGDDNRVVETVEGTLPFAFEQAHVFNAALSYKFDTWTFGTVVHFNTGRPESGQVSSQTHRLVTDPNGRTEWVRQDEDRVERLGSFFRVDFRASKSWAMEDFTLDAYLDVLNISAQWETFGYNYNHDVSGPVREPMRLPVILPMFGLKGTY; encoded by the coding sequence ATGCGAGTGCAACGCTGCTGCGTCTTCCTCCTCCTGGCGGTGGTGCCCGCCGTCGCGGGCGCCCAGGGCCTCCCCTCCCCCGCCAGCGAGCAGCGCGCGGTGGAGGTAGACGTCCAGGCCACCGATGGGGGCGCGTCCGTGTCCGCCGAGGATGCCGAGCGCCTGGGCCTCACCACGGGAGGCGCCGAGGCGCAACTGGTGCCGCCCACGCTGGTGACGGAGTCCCGCGCCGCGTGGCCCGAAGGACTGGAGGGCACGCCCGGCGAGGTGACGCTGGAACTGCTCGTGGACGTGCAGGGCGCGGTGGCCGAGGTGAAGGTGGTGCAGGCGCCGGACGAGCCGCGCCTCACCGAGGCCGCGCTGAAGGCCGCTCCCGGCCTGCGCTTCACCCCGGCCACGGTGGGCGGCACGCCCGTGGCGGTGCGCCTGCCCTTCGTCTACCGCTTCGAGCCACCCGTCCAGGTGCCCGCCGCCATCGCGCACCTCACCGGCGAGGTGCGCGCCCGGGGCACGCGCCGGCCCCTTGCCGACGCCACCCTCTTCCTCGACGGGAGCCCCGAGCCCGCCGGCACCGTGGACACCCGGGGGCGCTTCACGCTGCAAGTCACTCCCGGCGCCCACCGCGTGGAGGTGCGCGCGCCCGGCCACCAGCCGGCGACGTTCGAGGAGACGGTGACGCAGGGCCAGTCCGTGCAGGTCGTCTACCGCCTGCAGCCCGGCCGGGTGAATCCGTATGAAACCGTGGTGCGCGACGAGCGGCCCCGCACGGAAGTCACCCGCATCAGCCTGCACGAGCAGGAGATTCGCGAGGTGCCCGGCACGATGGGAGACCCGTTCCGCGTGGTGATGCTGATGCCGGGCGTGGGCAGCATCGCGTCGGGTGTGAGCTACCCGGTGGTGCGCGGCAGCCAGCCGGCGGCCACGGGCTTCTTCCTCGACGGCGTGCGCATCCCCATGCTGTACCACCTGCTGCTGGGGCCCTCGGTCATCCACCCGGACTTCATCGACACCGTGGACTTCTACCCGGGCACGCCGCCGGTGCAGTTCGGCCGCGTGCTGGGCGGCGCGGTGGAGGGGCGCCTCTCACGGCCCCGCGAGGACCGGCTGCACTTCACCGCGTACGCGGACTTCATCAACAGCGGCGGCTTCATCGAGTACCCCTTCGAGAAGACGGGCACCTCCGTCAGCGTCGCCGGCCGCGTCAGCTACACGGGCCTGCTGATTGGACTCGGCCAGCGGCTGGTGTCCGGAGCGCAGGACGAGAAGCTGCACGCCACCTTCTACGACTACCAGGCGCGCGTGGAGCAGAAGGTGGGCGAGGGACGACTGCGGCTCTTCGCGCTGGGCAGCTCGGACGACGTGGGCTCGAGCCCGTCCATGGAGTGGGAGGGCAACACGGGCGGAGGCATCGTGTCCCGCTTCCACCGGGTGGACCTGCGCGGCACGCACCCGTGGGCCGGAGGTGAGGCGGAGGTGGGCTTCACGGTGGGCTGGGACAAGGTGGCCCTCTCCGGCGAGCAGGCGGTGTCACGCTCCGGCGGGCTGGTGGCGGAGACGGTGGGCGAATACGGGCTGGCGCAGACGACGTACTCGCTGCGCGCGGGCTGGAAGCGGCACTTCTCCGAGTCGCTGGAGGTGGCCGTGGGCGGAGACGTGGAGCACCGGCGCGCCGCCACCGTCATCACCGGCAAGGCCCTTTCCCCGGGCCAGTACCCGGGCGTGAATGGAGACCCGCTGAAGAGTCCCTCGTCGCTGGCCACCTTCTCCGGCGCGTACGCCACCACGACGTGGCGCCCGACGGAGCGCTGGCTCCTCCAGCCCGGCCTCCGCGTGGACGCGTACCACCTGGTGCCCGGAATCACCCACGCCGCCGTGGAGCCGCGCCTCACCGTGCGCCACCAGCTCACGCAGACGCTGGCGCTCAAGGGCGGCGCGGGCCTCTTCCACCAGCCGCCCACCGTGCTGCTGCACCTGCCCGCGGTGGACACCGCCGGCCTGCGCTACGGGCTCCAGTCCGGCGCGCAGCTCGACGTGGGCGCCGAGTGGAAGGCCCTGGAGGGGCTGGAGGTGAGCGGCGACGTCTTCTACAACCCGCTGTCGCGCACCGTGGAGTTCGACGTGCTGGACGTGGCGGAGAACCGGCGCCGCGGCGGGCTGGGCGAGGACCCGTCCGAGAGTGGCTACGCCTACGGCCTCGAGCTGATGGCGCGCCACCCGCTGGGCCGCAACTGGTTCGGCTGGGCGTCGTACAGCTTCCTCCAGAGCCGGCGCCGCGTGCGCATCGAGCGCTACGGCGACGACAACCGGGTGGTGGAGACCGTGGAGGGCACCCTGCCCTTCGCCTTCGAGCAGGCGCACGTCTTCAACGCCGCGCTCAGCTACAAGTTCGACACCTGGACGTTCGGCACGGTGGTGCACTTCAACACCGGCCGGCCCGAGTCCGGACAGGTGTCCTCGCAGACGCACCGCCTGGTGACGGACCCGAACGGGCGCACGGAGTGGGTGCGCCAGGACGAGGACCGCGTCGAGCGGCTGGGCAGCTTCTTCCGCGTGGACTTCCGCGCCTCGAAGTCGTGGGCCATGGAGGACTTCACGCTCGACGCGTACCTCGACGTGCTCAACATCTCCGCCCAGTGGGAGACGTTTGGCTACAACTACAACCACGACGTCTCGGGCCCGGTGCGCGAGCCCATGCGCCTGCCCGTCATCCTTCCCATGTTCGGCCTGAAGGGGACCTACTGA